From Ursus arctos isolate Adak ecotype North America unplaced genomic scaffold, UrsArc2.0 scaffold_11, whole genome shotgun sequence, the proteins below share one genomic window:
- the RP1L1 gene encoding retinitis pigmentosa 1-like 1 protein, translated as MNSTLRDAQAPSHRECLLPSMARTPSVTQVMPAKKITFLKRGDPRFTGVRLAVDQRTFKSFGALMDELSQRVPLSFGVRSVTTPRGLHGLNALEQLEDGGCYLCSDKKPPKTPSRPGWSQGRSPSAQQSRDFESQYEAPGTSSSCNGPKAPRRIMLVKNGDPRFQQTVVLSHRNTRNLTAFLSKASDLLHFPVKQVYTTSGKKVDSLKGLLHSPSVLVCAGYESFKPLAIEDSRRYGTETLSGQTPRNKTGSWGPKAKQSVIHSRSRSGSRPRRFSLLSERSGLSNPPVSLHCAQMGPALDGQPQDVPAQLGPLVASDDVEKKVRMNEDGSLSVEMKVRFHLLGEDALLWSRRVGRASALTAASEEVPVLGEVDSFHCVWEDHPGGSSEPGAQGRGPCEAGCEEALSRSRWQPGSRYEIWMNPLYSTQGEGTASQRRSRLTQHSHSRRPCSQVFTSRKRSSKDSVSPASSDRAPKDSEPNSSCCSRSPEGSVGSCDLHSAPGAASQRGAEWEAGSPCRINESPGPQGAGQGSRERHCCLKPQTQGSAGALSDSSGSAGSHEESSERGEEHQGCLNKTRAVTTSWTKATQGEGPSPPTGSPLSLRHKDSQAEESGQGITHSQAKGRSGIRPPLALGHSGSGDTAEGHSPPSACASVPGRRRKKGRASAVSSPSISGLSRGAQLGRSRQHYTRRHTHCPCDSPVPRQMPGPPSGGRAHPDGPAPPLSASSPSARNQASQDMGPSSSASLHSQYAQGVSSALITPVSNSGSASDFYPPYSPSAETEGDPEFRARSPAPTPSNISDSLSNQADGLDKNSGGGIPKPSWPLVGQPEAGRPGTHRGCCCSTISTSLFPGTPSDKTHALQTSQPLGSQGPFSEVCLVCSRYCPTPPRTWPFVKKHLLCSSSPGADWGPGGGQLREGKLDAWRPRPPGSQSGAMGKAVKASRRGSSSCGLRSGRIFHGKVAGGGESLEGQEKDGRMALGALPRASPDAVVREWLSNIPEEPISMKSEMVGESTDVTGGDPEGPKEDPVDKHSPACLGEPMQVRQLSHEGAASEKAEPVTGEACPRSGQGLPCSGVSEDPREPGSGKGMAVDCGVGPCVLPHKVSASIQIMKALIGSKRGRPSSLPEVSSAAGRRLSRSAQALITCLAGLHFFDEDLGSTTGQVRFIDSPRYQELLSTFQALWPGCGPRRGEPVSGLWELGWCQALPGLRSNIMTEDLTPTSSSGVDVGSGSGGSGEGSGPCAMECALVPESITLPLKIPCQRPDSRTSENQEDPGNQQLSSSTASSNSQAWACGSREDEAERNSRGQVLGSNLDQVVENTMQEEEVPLEKVREEKEIAELQGEGVQGFPEKGRVMGQELSEANSQEGEGAQEGKSTQEEEAGRDPASTILCPLGKREKPIELPRSLSEKDANASGPKLEPGLEKLSKAADTHHVQTQAKCTQGLGETSSSAARRVSLDPDPLWVSKLLRKMEKAFMAHLSSATAELRTRWSLQNNPLLDQMVAELQQDLGRRLRESTENELRKIQSRAGGRTPGPAREALRWEMSLQTELRRRRLQGLRHLSAFSGQAGSPGPLSFPAEEEASTLSGALGTWLVGEAEGEEFCPCEACMQKKPIPTSPKDTMGASRAPIRKAFDLQHILQKKKGGCASGEAAEKRGMEPLQGDPLGTGTVQDGGLELGLDQDPGTEGAEGESSQTLGRDGDPPGGEEESAVQEREESTGSGQGNGPEGAGGEEQGSGGKGENMEEGSGADASLEGEASGGGDPSPRGQNYGVKTAEAREAEGEGQLESGGGNQGEKEGSPQVGWGKGQPGETSGNSSPDQEGKPALPPTPGGHSPCQRSGWKAGLASSSISSLGNCSQLSQKGSEEKPLNGDMRNIEEESKGVPGPKRKITGMHPESSTSEQEGVPLGPRSSEQEADEASGLEAEKLRALKSESTMASPEAQGQAAPENVGDSEVKRMLYSSFVP; from the exons ATGAACAGCACCTTGAGGGATGCCCAGGCCCCCAGCCACCGTGAGTGCCTCCTGCCTTCCATGGCCCGGACCCCCTCTGTCACCCAGGTCATGCCAGCCAAGAAGATAACCTTCCTCAAGCGAGGGGATCCCCGGTTTACTGGGGTTCGCTTGGCTGTTGACCAGCGCACTTTCAAGAGCTTTGGTGCTCTGATGGACGAGCTCTCTCAGCGTGTGCCTCTCTCCTTTGGGGTGCGTTCTGTCACCACACCCCGGGGCCTGCATGGCCTCAATGCCCTGGAACAGCTGGAAGATGGTGGCTGCTACCTCTGCTCTGATAAGAAGCCCCCCAAAACACCCAGTAGGCCAGGCTGGTCACAAGGGAGAAGCCCATCTGCTCAGCAGTCGAGAGATTTTGAAAGTCAGTATGAGGCGCCAGGAACATCCTCTTCCTGCAACGGTCCTAAGGCCCCAAGGAGGATAATGCTGGTTAAGAATGGAGACCCTAGATTCCAGcagacagtggttctcagccaTAGAAATACAAGGAACTTGACGGCCTTTCTCAGCAAAGCCTCAGATCTTTTGCACTTTCCTGTGAAGCAGGTATACACGACGAGTGGGAAAAAG GTGGACTCTCTGAAGGGTCTGCTCCACAGTCCCTCAGTGTTAGTATGTGCTGGCTACGAGTCTTTCAAACCACTGGCAATAGAAGATTCTAGAAGATATGGGACTGAAACTTTATCTGGGCAGACTCCAAGAAACAAAACCG GAAGCTGGGGGCCAAAGGCCAAGCAGAGTGTGATCCACTCAAGGTCCAGGTCGGGCAGCCGGCCACGGCGGTTTTCCTTGCTGTCAGAGAGGTCTGGTCTCAGCAACCCCCCGGTGTCCCTGCATTGTGCTCAGATGGGCCCTGCTCTTGACGGACAGCCTCAGGACGTGCCTGCCCAGCTCGGCCCATTGGTGGCCAGTGACGATGTTGAGAAAAAGGTCCGCATGAACGAGGATGGCAGCCTGTCTGTGGAGATGAAAGTCCGCTTCCATCTACTTGGCGAGGATGCGCTCCTGTGGtccaggagggtggggagggccagTGCCCTCACAGCAGCCAGTGAGGAGGTCCCTGTCCTGGGGGAAGTGGACTCCTTCCACTGTGTGTGGGAGGACCACCCTGGGGGCTCCTCGGAGCCTGGGGCACAGGGACGGGGGCCCTGTGAGGCAGGATGTGAAGAAGCCCTTAGCCGAAGCCGGTGGCAGCCAGGATCCAGGTATGAGATCTGGATGAACCCCCTGTACTCTACCCAGGGAGAAGGGACGGCCTCTCAGAGGAGATCCAGGCTGACCCAACACTCCCATTCCAGGAGGCCCTGTAGCCAAGTGTTCACCAGCAGGAAAAGAAGCAGCAAGGACAGTGTCAGTCCTGCCTCCAGTGACAGAGCCCCCAAAGACTCTGAACCAAACTCCTCCTGCTGCTCCAGGTCTCCGGAGGGCAGCGTGGGCAGCTGCGACCTACATTCAGCCCCGGGGGCTGCCTCTCAGAGGGGAGCAGAGTGGGAAGCTGGCAGCCCATGCAGGATTAATGAGAGCCCAGGTCcacagggagcagggcagggcagcagggagcgCCATTGCTGCCTGAAGCCCCAGACCCAAGGCTCAGCAGGTGCTCTTTCTGACTCCTCAGGGAGTGCTGGGTCTCACGAGGAGTCTAGTGAAAGGGGTGAAGAGCACCAGGGCTGCCTGAACAAGACAAGGGCCGTGACTACTTCCTGGACAAAGGCCACTCAGGGGGAAGGCCCCAGTCCTCCCACGGGGAGTCCCTTGTCTTTGAGGCACAAGGACTCACAGGCAGAGGAGAGTGGACAGGGTATCACACACTCCCAGGCTAAGGGTAGGTCTGGGATAAGACCACCCTTGGCTCTAGGTCATTCTGGCTCTGGGGACACTGCAGAAGGCCATTCTCCACCTTCTGCCTGCGCTTCAGTCccaggcaggaggagaaagaagggcaGAGCCAGTGCTGTGTCCTCACCTAGCATTTCTGGCCTCAGCCGAGGGGCTCAGCTAGGCCGCTCCAGGCAGCACTACACCCGAAGGCACACCCACTGCCCATGTGACTCACCTGTGCCCAGGCAGATGCCGGGACCTCCCAGCGGAGGCAGGGCCCATCCAGATGGCCCAGCGCCACCCCTCTCTGCAAGCTCACCCAGCGCCAGGAACCAGGCCTCCCAGGACATGGGGCCatcctcctctgcttctcttcaTTCCCAGTATGCACAGGGGGTCAGCAGTGCTCTCATTACCCCTGTGAGCAATTCTGGTTCTGCTTCCGATTTCTACCCCCCATACTCTCCTTCTGCTGAGACTGAAGGGGACCCTGAGTTCAGGGCACGCTCACCAGCTCCCACACCTTCCAACATATCAGACTCTTTGAGCAACCAAGCTGATGGTCTCGACAAAAACTCAGGGGGTGGCATTCCCAAGCCTTCCTGGCCTTTAGTTGGACAGCccgaggcagggaggccaggaacCCACCGAGGCTGCTGCTGCTCAACGATCAGCACATCCCTGTTCCCCGGGACCCCCAGTGATAAGACTCATGCCCTGCAGACCTCCCAGCCACTGGGCAGCCAGGGGCCCTTCTCTGAGGTCTGCTTGGTATGCAGCAGATACTGTCCCACTCCCCCAAGGACATGGCCTTTTGTCAAGAAACACCTTTTGTGCAGCAGCAGCCCCGGTGCTGACTGGGGGCCAGGTGGGGGACAGCTGAGGGAAGGCAAGCTTGATGCATGGCGACCGCGGCCCCCTGGCTCTCAGTCAGGGGCAATGGGGAAAGCAGTCAAAGCCTCGAGAAGGGGCAGCTCCAGCTGTGGCCTCAGGTCTGGGAGAATATTCCACGGGAAGGTGGCTGGTGGAGGGGAAAGCCTGGAGGGGCAAGAGAAAGATGGCAGAATGGCACTGGGTGCTCTGCCCCGAGCCTCACCAGATGCTGTGGTCCGTGAATGGCTGAGCAACATCCCAGAGGAGCCCATATCCATGAAAAGTGAGATGGTGGGTGAGAGTACAGATGTGACCGGGGGTGATCCAGAAGGCCCCAAGGAGGACCCTGTTGACAAACATTCCCCAGCATGTCTAGGGGAGCCAATGCAGGTCAGACAACTGTCACATGAAGGGGCCGCCAGTGAAAAAGCAGAGCCAGTGACTGGTGAAGCTTGTCCCAGGTCAGGACAGGGTCTTCCTTGTAGTGGAGTTTCCGAAGACCCCAGGGAGCCTGGGTCAGGCAAAGGCATGGCCGTGGACTGTGGTGTGGGCCCTTGCGTGCTTCCGCACAAGGTCTCTGCCTCCATACAGATTATGAAGGCACTGATAGGCTCCAAGCGGGGCCGGCCCAGCAGCCTGCCCGAAGTGTCCAGCGCAGCAGGCAGGAGGCTCAGCCGCTCTGCCCAGGCCCTTATCACATGTCTAGCTGGACTCCACTTCTTTGATGAAGACCTTGGGTCTACCACTGGCCAAGTGAGGTTCATAGACTCTCCTCGGTACCAGGAGCTCCTGAGCACCTTCCAGGCCCTGTGGCCGGGGTGCGGCCCCAGGCGAGGTGAGCCAGTCTCAGGCCTCTGGGAGCTTGGCTGGTGCCAGGCTCTGCCAGGCCTCAGGTCCAATATCATGACTGAGGACCTCACTCCAACGTCCTCATCTGGCGTGGATGTCGGCAGTGGCTCTGGAGGCTCAGGGGAGGGCAGCGGACCCTGTGCCATGGAGTGCGCCCTGGTCCCTGAGAGCATAACGCTGCCCTTGAAAATCCCCTGCCAGAGGCCTGATTCTAGAACCTCCGAGAACCAAGAGGATCCAGGAAACCAACAGCTGAGTAGTTCCACAGCCTCTTCCAATTCCCAAGcatgggcttgtggcagcagagaagatgaggcagagagaaacagTAGGGGGCAGGTGCTGGGCAGTAACCTGGACCAAGTAGTTGAAAACACAATGCAAGAAGAGGAGGTACCATTAGAgaaagtcagagaagaaaaagaaatagcagaaCTGCAAGGAGAGGGTGTCCAGGGATTCCCAGAAAAGGGAAGAGTCATGGGACAAGAACTGTCAGAGGCTAACTCTCAGGAAGGGGAGGGTGCACAGGAAGGTAAGAGTACacaggaagaggaagcaggaagagaCCCTGCCTCCACTATACTTTGCCCTctagggaaaagagagaaacccaTAGAGCTCCCTAGGAGCCTCAGCGAGAAGGATGCAAATGCCAGTGGCCCCAAACTTGAGCCTGGTTTGGAGAAGTTGTCCAAAGCTGCTGACACACACCATGTGCAAACCCAGGCCAAGTGCACCCAGGGGCTTGGAGAGACGAGCTCTTCTGCAGCCCGCAGAGTGTCTCTGGACCCTGATCCCCTCTGGGTGTCCAAGTTGctgaggaagatggagaaggcCTTCATGGCCCACCTCTCCAGCGCCACAGCTGAGCTCCGAACCCGCTGGAGTCTACAGAACAACCCCCTGCTGGACCAGATGGTAGCGGAGCTGCAGCAGGACCTGGGCCGGCGGCTGCGAGAGAGCACCGAGAACGAGCTCCGGAAGATCCAGAGCCGGGCAGGGGGCAGGACGCCAGGGCCGGCCCGGGAAGCCCTCAGGTGGGAGATGTCCCTGCAGACCGAGCTGCGTAGGCGCCGCCTCCAGGGCCTGCGGCACCTCTCGGCCTTCTCTGGGCAGGCTGGAAGCCCAGGGCCCCTCTCCTTCCCCGCAGAGGAAGAGGCATCCACACTCAGCGGAGCCCTGGGGACCTGGCTGGTTGGGGAGGCTGAGGGGGAGGAGTTTTGTCCCTGTGAGGCCTGCATGCAGAAGAAACCGATCCCCACGTCCCCGAAGGACACAATGGGGGCATCCAGGGCACCCATCAGAAAGGCCTTCGACCTGCAGCACATTCtgcaaaagaagaaaggggggtgtGCTAGTGGGGAGGCCGCTGAGAAGAGAGGGATGGAGCCCCTTCAGGGGGACCCCTTGGGGACAGGGACTGTCCAGGATGGAGGCCTGGAGCTGGGATTagaccaggaccctgggacagaGGGGGCTGAGGGTGAGAGCAGCCAGACCCTTGGCAGAGATGGAGACCCcccagggggagaggaggagtcaGCTgttcaggagagagaagagagcacaggttCCGGGCAAGGCAATGGCCCagagggagcaggtggggaggagcagggcTCTGGTGGGAAGGGAGAAAACATGGAAGAGGGCTCTGGGGCGGATGCCAGTTTGGAAGGTGAAGCCTCGGGAGGAGGTGACCCAAGTCCAAGAGGACAGAACTATGGTGTCAAAACTGCAGAGGCCCGGGAAGCTGAAGGAGAGGGGCAGCTAGAGTCAGGGGGAGGAAACCAAGGGGAGAAAGAAGGTAGCCCGCAAGTCGGCTGGGGAAAGGGTCAGCCAGGTGAGACTTCTGGAAACAGCAGCCCAGATCAAGAGGGGAAGCCAGCACTGCCCCCTACCCCAGGTGGACACAGCCCTTGCCAAAGGTCAGGCTGGAAAGCAGGCCTCGCCTCCTCCAGCATATCATCTCTGGGAAACTGTTCTCAGCTCTCTCAGAAAGGCTCTGAAGAAAAGCCTTTGAACGGCGACATGAGGAACATTGAAGAGGAGTCCAAGGGAGTACCTGgtccaaagagaaaaatcacaggcATGCATCCGGAAAGCTCCACTTCTGAGCAAGAAGGGGTGCCCTTGGGCCCAAGGTCTTCAGAGCAGGAGGCAGATGAGGCTTCTGGCCTAGAAGCTGAGAAG TTGAGGGCACTGAAATCTGAGAGCACCATGGCTTCCCCAGAGGCACAGG GACAGGCAGCTCCAGAAAATGTTGGGGACTCAGAAGTAAAGAGAATGCTTTATAGCTCTTTTGTTCCATGA